A single Hyperolius riggenbachi isolate aHypRig1 chromosome 12, aHypRig1.pri, whole genome shotgun sequence DNA region contains:
- the LOC137542244 gene encoding E3 ubiquitin/ISG15 ligase TRIM25-like isoform X2 has translation MASSVLREELDCSICLNIYRDPVTLRCGHNFCRDCIQCVLDTQGASGVYNCPECREEFHERPTLRKNKTLCNITEHFVSSQPDQIQSQILCTNCIHTSVPAVKTCLLCESSLCDDHLKVHSKAPEHILIEPTSSLVNRKCATHKKILEYYCSEDASYICISCRLDGEHKGHKISLMKDISDKKKDKLKNVQKKLTSEFEKIVREVQKLKECVKKVENKAANEMERVTAVFMDIRRHLEDLEKQVLTEVSRQKEQAAQSVSHLIKKLEIEQDELSTNIRHIQYLLEISDPYTILQESRMEGLMHKKNVDKVDKRQLEGAHGGNDIEESLISKALYSGLSDFLSVVKLKIPGSGTNGVVLDINTACEDIDISGDLKTISRSEVKQYHPQKFQYYPQVLSSASFCSGKHSWEVETSDIGNWRIGVSYSSIERSGDQSYFGDNKKSWCLRRYNNSQYSFIHDAKEVPLPHKVSGFRLKICLDYDAGHLSFYELCGHTKHLHTFTASFTEPLHAAFCVWDDWVKITT, from the coding sequence ATGGCGTCCTCCGTATTGAGGGAAGAGCTGGACTGTTCCATCTGTCTGAACATTTATAGAGATCCCGTGACACTGAGATGTggtcacaacttctgccgggATTGCATACAGTGTGTGCTGGACACGCAGGGGGCCTCTGGAGTCTATAACTGTCCGGAGTGCCGAGAGGAGTTCCACGAACGCCCCACGCTGAGAAAGAACAAGACTTTGTGCAATATTACTGAGCATTTTGTCTCCTCTCAGCCAGACCAAATACAGAGCCAAATATTATGTACCAACTGCATCCATACTTCTGTACCTGCTGTGAAAACGTGCCTACTATGTGAGTCTTCCTTGTGTGACGACCACCTGAAGGTCCATAGCAAAGCCCCAGAACACATCTTAATCGAACCGACCAGTTCATTGGTCAATAGAAAGTGCGCCACCCACAAGAAAATCCTGGAATATTACTGCTCCGAGGATGCTAGCTACATCTGCATCTCCTGTCGGCTGGATGGGGAACACAAGGGGCATAAAATCAGTCTCATGAAGGACATTTCAGACAAGAAGAAGGATAAACTGAAAAATGTCCAGAAGAAACTGACTTCAGAGTTTGAGAAGATTGTGAGAGAAGTCCAGAAACTGAAAGAGTGCGTGAAGAAAGTGGAGAATAAAGCAGCCAATGAAATGGAGAGGGTCACTGCTGTGTTCATGGACATCAGGAGACATCTGGAAGATCTTGAAAAACAAGTCTTGACTGAAGTCTCCAGACAGAAAGAGCAGGCCGCGCAGTCAGTCTCACATCTTATCAAGAAGCTGGAGATTGAACAGGATGAGTTGTCTACAAATATACGTCACATTCAATACCTTCTTGAGATAAGCGACCCATATACTATCTTACAAGAATCACGCATGGAGGGTTTGATGCACAAGAAGAATGTAGATAAGGTTGATAAAAGGCAATTAGAGGGAGCCCATGGTGGGAATGATATAGAAGAATCTCTCATCTCGAAAGCCTTATATTCGGGTTTGTCAGACTTTCTATCAGTCGTGAAACTTAAGATTCCTGGTTCAGGGACAAACGGGGTCGTTCTTGACATAAACACTGCTTGTGAAGACATTGATATATCGGGGGACTTGAAAACTATATCCAGATCAGAAGTGAAACAGTATCACCCTCAGAAGTTTCAGTATTATCCCCAGGTGTTGAGCTCAGCTAGTTTTTGCTCAGGGAAGCATTCTTGGGAAGTGGAGACCAGCGATATTGGGAACTGGAGGATCGGGGTGTCTTACTCGAGTATTGAGCGGAGTGGAGATCAGTCATATTTTGGAGATAATAAGAAATCCTGGTGTCTACGTAGATACAATAATAgccaatattcatttatacatgaTGCTAAAGAGGTCCCCTTACCCCACAAGGTCTCCGGTTTCCGGCTGAAAATTTGCTTGGATTACGACGCTGGTCATTTGTCCTTCTATGAGCTTTGTGGTCACACGAAACACCTCCATACCTTCACTGCcagcttcactgagcccctccacgcTGCTTTCTGTGTGTGGGATGACTGGGTGAAAATAACAACATAG
- the LOC137542244 gene encoding E3 ubiquitin/ISG15 ligase TRIM25-like isoform X1, which yields MLCTQNSDRRPLHLYLPHHRPGQPDMASSVLREELDCSICLNIYRDPVTLRCGHNFCRDCIQCVLDTQGASGVYNCPECREEFHERPTLRKNKTLCNITEHFVSSQPDQIQSQILCTNCIHTSVPAVKTCLLCESSLCDDHLKVHSKAPEHILIEPTSSLVNRKCATHKKILEYYCSEDASYICISCRLDGEHKGHKISLMKDISDKKKDKLKNVQKKLTSEFEKIVREVQKLKECVKKVENKAANEMERVTAVFMDIRRHLEDLEKQVLTEVSRQKEQAAQSVSHLIKKLEIEQDELSTNIRHIQYLLEISDPYTILQESRMEGLMHKKNVDKVDKRQLEGAHGGNDIEESLISKALYSGLSDFLSVVKLKIPGSGTNGVVLDINTACEDIDISGDLKTISRSEVKQYHPQKFQYYPQVLSSASFCSGKHSWEVETSDIGNWRIGVSYSSIERSGDQSYFGDNKKSWCLRRYNNSQYSFIHDAKEVPLPHKVSGFRLKICLDYDAGHLSFYELCGHTKHLHTFTASFTEPLHAAFCVWDDWVKITT from the exons atgctttgtACTCAGAATAGTGATAgaagacccctgcacctctacctaCCACATCACAGGCCAGGCCAGCCAG ACATGGCGTCCTCCGTATTGAGGGAAGAGCTGGACTGTTCCATCTGTCTGAACATTTATAGAGATCCCGTGACACTGAGATGTggtcacaacttctgccgggATTGCATACAGTGTGTGCTGGACACGCAGGGGGCCTCTGGAGTCTATAACTGTCCGGAGTGCCGAGAGGAGTTCCACGAACGCCCCACGCTGAGAAAGAACAAGACTTTGTGCAATATTACTGAGCATTTTGTCTCCTCTCAGCCAGACCAAATACAGAGCCAAATATTATGTACCAACTGCATCCATACTTCTGTACCTGCTGTGAAAACGTGCCTACTATGTGAGTCTTCCTTGTGTGACGACCACCTGAAGGTCCATAGCAAAGCCCCAGAACACATCTTAATCGAACCGACCAGTTCATTGGTCAATAGAAAGTGCGCCACCCACAAGAAAATCCTGGAATATTACTGCTCCGAGGATGCTAGCTACATCTGCATCTCCTGTCGGCTGGATGGGGAACACAAGGGGCATAAAATCAGTCTCATGAAGGACATTTCAGACAAGAAGAAGGATAAACTGAAAAATGTCCAGAAGAAACTGACTTCAGAGTTTGAGAAGATTGTGAGAGAAGTCCAGAAACTGAAAGAGTGCGTGAAGAAAGTGGAGAATAAAGCAGCCAATGAAATGGAGAGGGTCACTGCTGTGTTCATGGACATCAGGAGACATCTGGAAGATCTTGAAAAACAAGTCTTGACTGAAGTCTCCAGACAGAAAGAGCAGGCCGCGCAGTCAGTCTCACATCTTATCAAGAAGCTGGAGATTGAACAGGATGAGTTGTCTACAAATATACGTCACATTCAATACCTTCTTGAGATAAGCGACCCATATACTATCTTACAAGAATCACGCATGGAGGGTTTGATGCACAAGAAGAATGTAGATAAGGTTGATAAAAGGCAATTAGAGGGAGCCCATGGTGGGAATGATATAGAAGAATCTCTCATCTCGAAAGCCTTATATTCGGGTTTGTCAGACTTTCTATCAGTCGTGAAACTTAAGATTCCTGGTTCAGGGACAAACGGGGTCGTTCTTGACATAAACACTGCTTGTGAAGACATTGATATATCGGGGGACTTGAAAACTATATCCAGATCAGAAGTGAAACAGTATCACCCTCAGAAGTTTCAGTATTATCCCCAGGTGTTGAGCTCAGCTAGTTTTTGCTCAGGGAAGCATTCTTGGGAAGTGGAGACCAGCGATATTGGGAACTGGAGGATCGGGGTGTCTTACTCGAGTATTGAGCGGAGTGGAGATCAGTCATATTTTGGAGATAATAAGAAATCCTGGTGTCTACGTAGATACAATAATAgccaatattcatttatacatgaTGCTAAAGAGGTCCCCTTACCCCACAAGGTCTCCGGTTTCCGGCTGAAAATTTGCTTGGATTACGACGCTGGTCATTTGTCCTTCTATGAGCTTTGTGGTCACACGAAACACCTCCATACCTTCACTGCcagcttcactgagcccctccacgcTGCTTTCTGTGTGTGGGATGACTGGGTGAAAATAACAACATAG